The Scomber scombrus chromosome 5, fScoSco1.1, whole genome shotgun sequence genome window below encodes:
- the LOC133980032 gene encoding olfactory receptor 4B13-like, whose amino-acid sequence MMNSTQLSYFTLAAYFDTGALKYFYFMVIFLLYIFIVSANVFLIVVICMNRSLHEPMYLFLCSLFVNELYGSTGLFPFLLLQVLSDIHTVSKAFCFLQLFCAHSYGAVEYLNLAIMSYDRYLAICYPLQYNTRMTSKKIGTLIAVTWIFPCFAMVVSLCLTTSLQLCGNIIDKVFCATHSVVKLACSDTSGINIYGLIASFGTIFVALTVILYTYLHILRVCFSGSKQTRQKAVSTCTPHLASLLNFSVGASFELLQSRFDMSRLPNILRIFLSLYFLTCPPLFNPVMYGLKMSKIRTLSKSLLSNVGY is encoded by the coding sequence ATGATGAACTCCACACAGCTTTCATATTTTACACTTGCTGCCTATTTTGACACCGGAGctttaaaatatttctatttcatggttattttcttattgtatattttcattgttagtGCCAATGTGTTTCTCATTGTGGTTATCTGCATGAACAGAAGCTTACATGAACCTATGTACCTTTTCCTGTGCAGCCTGTTTGTAAATGAACTGTATGGTAGTACAGGGTTGTTTCCATTCCTTCTGCTTCAGGTCCTCTCTGACATTCACACTGTTTCTAAAGCTTTTTGCTTCCTGCAGCTTTTTTGTGCACACTCTTATGGAGCTGTTGAATATTTGAACTTAGCCATCATGTCTTATGACAGGTATCTTGCTATCTGTTATCCTCTGCAATATAACACACGTATGACATCTAAAAAGATTGGCACACTTATTGCTGTAACATGGATATTCCCTTGTTTTGCAATGGTTGTTTCATTATGTTTGACTacttctctgcagctctgtgggAACATAATTGATAAAGTTTTCTGTGCTACTCACTCTGTTGTAAAGCTGGCGTGCTCTGACACCAGTGGAATTAATATATATGGACTTATTGCATCTTTTGGCACAATCTTTGTAGCATTAACTGTAATTCTTTACACTTACTTGCACATTCTTAGAGTTTGTTTCTCTGGTAGTAAACAGACCAGACAGAAAGCTGTCAGTACCTGCACACCTCACCTCGCCTCTCTGCTTAACTTCTCTGTTGGTGCAAGCTTTGAATTACTGCAGAGCAGGTTTGATATGAGCAGACTACCAAATATACTTAgaatatttttatcattatattttCTTACATGCCCACCGCTGTTCAACCCTGTAATGTACGGcctgaaaatgtccaaaataAGGACTTTAAGTAAAAGTCTTCTATCAAATGTTGGCTATTAA
- the LOC133981103 gene encoding olfactory receptor 52D1-like yields MMNSTQVSYFILTAYFDTGAFRYLYFVIIMVLYMLIVGSNVFLIVVICMNRSLHEPMYLFLCSLFVNELYGSTGLFPFLLLQVLSDIHTVSKAFCFLQIFCLYSYATEEFFSLAIMSYDRYLAICYPLQYNTRMTTHKITVLITVSWCFSSVLCLVPAALSAPLQLCGNIINKVYCDNYYIVRQSCANITVNNIYGLIGTTLAISCPVTLILFSYMKILRVCFSGCKQSRQKAVSTCTPHLVSLLNFSFGAFFEILQSRFNMSGLPNMLRIFLSVYWLTCQPLLNPVLYGLNVSNIRITCEKMLFA; encoded by the coding sequence ATGATGAACTCCACTCAGGTTTCATATTTCATACTCACTGCTTACTTTGACACTGGAGCTTTTAGATATTTATACTTTGTGATTATTATGGTTTTATACATGTTGATAGTTGGTTCCAATGTGTTTCTCATTGTGGTTATCTGCATGAACAGAAGCTTACATGAACCTATGTACCTTTTCCTGTGCAGCCTGTTTGTAAATGAACTGTATGGTAGTACAGGGTTGTTTCCATTCCTTCTGCTTCAGGTCCTCTCTGACATTCACACTGTTTCTAAAGCTTTTTGCTTCCTGCAGATCTTCTGTTTGTACTCTTATGCCACTGAAGAATTTTTCAGCTTAGCCATCATGTCTTATGACAGGTATCTAGCTATCTGTTATCCTCTGCAGTATAACACACGGATGACTACTCATAAGATAACAGTACTCATCACTGTGTCgtggtgtttttcttctgttttatgtttagTTCCAGCAGCTCTGAGTGctcctctgcagctctgtggaAACATCATTAACAAAGTTTACTGTGATAACTATTATATAGTCAGACAGTCCTGTGCAAACATAACAGTCAATAACATTTATGGACTTATTGGCACAACTCTCGCAATTTCATGTCCTGTGACTCTGATCCTTTTCTCTTACATGAAGATCCTCAGAGTTTGTTTCTCAGGTTGTAAACAGAGCCGACAGAAAGCCGTCAGCACCTGCACGCCTCACCTCGTCTCCCTGCTCAACTTCTCTTTTGGAGCTTTCTTTGAAATATTACAGAGCAGGTTTAATATGAGCGGACTACCCAACATGCTGAGAATCTTTTTATCAGTGTACTGGCTCACATGTCAGCCGCTCCTCAACCCGGTGCTGTACGGACTGAACGTGTCTAATATACGAATCAcatgtgaaaaaatgttgtttgctTAA